The window CATGAGATATAGACATTTCATATAAGTGTGACCAGAGGAATGTGAAggtgtgaggaggagagaaaataagtatatgtatttatacataaacacacatatgtatataataatactaataatgatAACGGCAGCTGTAAAAGGAAGTTTTGTTTATTCCATATATAGTTTTCTGGTATTTGTTTTACAATGcaggtaaaataaatattatattatgtttcttttttttccagttgttcTGTCAATGAATAGAAatactgcaacaacaaaaaagataaatgttgttttaatcaAAGCAGAATTTTGTACAatccacaaatatatttatcaCCTTATTAACGGCCAAGAGTCACGTTCAGTGTCATGCAGTCGATGGTAACCGCTCCAGGAAATAGTGAGGGATGAAGTCACACCGATTTAATCTGGAACAAATTGAACTTCTATGGAAAACGTGAcccacatgtacagtatgattTTAATATGAGTTCTGCGGTAGAAAGGCCTCGCCGTGATTGTGCTGAAAAGAAACGTATTGACTGAGTTTGTGCAGAGGAGGCGTGCTGCGAgcagttcctcctcctcagaacATACCAGGAGTTTCACTCGAGGCGAATCGTCCCGACAGATCTGAGCGCTGAGTGATTTATCGGCGAGCAGAGCTGCCCCGCAGGTTCCTCGGCATCTCTGCGGCGTGCTCTAAAACACACTCGCCGTCTCGGCCGCTGAGACTCAAAAGACTCGAGAGATGAGAGATTCAGAGGAGAATGTGTCGCTCTACTTTGCTCTGCAAGTTTTTCATGAAGTCGTTTAAAACGCACTCTGAGGATTAGAGTGATGTTCTGTAAATGAAAGCGGATTCGTTAAAACGGGCCGGAGAAGCACCTTGTGCAGAATCGTAGTTTCTGTTCATTATGTCACAATCAAGACAAAACAGTGTCTCCATGTAGTTCTTCATTTCAAGACTAATATCTGTCATTTTCAAGCCATGAACTCTTCACACTGAAAAACTGATTTCTGATCAGTAATGTCTGTAGATCTGCACCtttttaattcagattttaaCCACACAAATCAGGCTGTAAGTTTTAATCAATCTTCTAACCCTTgtcaaattatgtaaaatagatttttaagaTGAACTTTTTAATAATTTCACGTGGATGATGCATCGTTCACAGGCGTTTGCAGGGGAGTTGAATCGACCGGTCAGTTAGCGTGACGCGTACGTCAGCGTGACGCGTTATTGAGATTTACATGCGTCTTCGCAGAAGCATAATTTCGGCTTAAAGGAtaagttcacattttttccaAGTCTGTCTCAAATCAGTTCCCCTGTGGTGATATgtgcatggaaaaaaaagctgttggTTTCTGTAATTGTCCGTCCTCTCCGTACTTCCTGTTTTGCAGAAGTGTGACGGAGGAAAGTAACTTTAGTGCTTGATTTGTTGAACTCACTGCTGAAGCTCCATATCTGGCCGATGTGTGCCGATTCCCTCGTCCTTATTCTAAATCTAGAATACTTGGTTGCTTGTTTATCATTTCCTGCGCCTCGGGCCCTGCTGGGTAACACATATCATCCACTGGAGCTCGACCTCTGATCCTGCGTGTCCTCTGTTCAGCTGTTCAGCCGTGACAGCGTTATTTCTGCCGCTCAGCCTCAGCGCACCTCCTGTCTGCTGCTCATGATAAGCTCGTGAGTCACCACAGTGACTCATCCATGGTCCAGGAAATAGTTAAGGACTATCTGCAGTTTTATCAGCCGGAGGTGGAAGCCATCATTTAAACAAAGACAGCTGAGTGGTACTAAGTGTGAGGCACATTTTGTGTTCCatcatttttagttttcatgCAAATGAAGACGCTCACACATGAGCTCTTGTTCTTTGAAGCACATGATGTGGTTGAATCAAACGATGAAAGTACTGTTGTATTCAAACCTCCAAGTTCATCTGCCGTCTCCTTCTGACATCATGTCTGcccccttttctccctctccttcctcgtctcctctccagTTTCACCTGGCTGTCGGCTCAGGTGCACAGCAACATGGTGATGCATTTCTCAGGGCGCATCGCCGACAGCTTCGACCGGGAGTTTCGCTGTCTGTACGCCGACTCGCAGATCATCGACTGCTTCTACAACCCCGAGGAGGAGGGGATGCCCTACTTCCCGTCCTACCAGTCTCTGATGGCCCCCGGCTTGGGCATGGGGCTGGGCATGGGGCTGGGCATGGGGCTGGGTGTGGGGCTCAGCCCGGGCATGGGGCTGGATTTAATCTCTGACAGGTACGAAGCCGGAgacctttatttattcacttgttATAAACTACTTCAGCTTGTAAAACATTATTTCcacattacattatttatttataactaCTAAAAGTTATTTCCAACGTCAGTTATTCTGATTATTTCTAATAAATAGATGTTAATTATTTCCtgatttaatcaattaataatttgatccataaaatgtcagaaaatagagaaataaaaaaaaaaaaatcctcatatttgagaagctgaaaccagcaaaGGTTTGGGAATTTTGTGTTAAAGTAATAATTCAATTTTATGTTggttgactaattgtttcagtcctaattatgacaaaaatgttttgttttgcaacCAGGCTCTTGTGTAATCGTCCTATAATAAAAACTGATATTGGATTTTTAAAGGTCAATAACAGGATCAGAatggaaaagtaaaaaacattcTGATTATATCATCAGccaataaaaagtttttataataataataatacaaaacatcaacatctttCTGAAGAGTCGCCTCAGTTGGAGATTTAACCGTTGAACTATATTATAAAAGATGACAGtgacattaaacaaaacaattttacaCCATAAATCTGgaaatttgattaattaattaagaaactaagaataaaacagaaatacttgATTAAACTTTGATTAAGAAAAATAAGGAACAATTATGTGTAAAACATAAAGCTATAAAACTTTTCTGTGCTCCACAACTGGAATTCATGTATTATccattaatttcatttataaaatgtccaaaaagcAGATGTGCATATATCATCTGAAtatatgtttaatgttttatgggtttttttaatattttatagcAACAACAATACTGATcctctgtgagtgtgtcttccaccactgataaaaatactaataataaatagtatATATAACCtttagcacctttcaaaaccaACCTTACAAAGTGCTTTTATATGCCATATTCACTACAAGTAAATAAAATCCAGCAAATGAAGCATATAGAATAGTAGTATTCgataataattaaatatcacaatatttcccATTAAAcgaacatttttttaatattaatttaacaattatataataatatgattatattatCGCACAATAATATCGTATATTGCGATATTTGGGCTCTACTGTATCaagattttaaattattattttttgcccAGACTTAATATAGaattaaatagaataaaataagtataataattacagtaaattaaacaaataaaacatgtaaaaactaAAGCTTTGGCTTTTTTGGACCTTGAAACTCTGCAGTGCAAATAAACAGACAGCGTTATCTGAAACATTATCATGACGATCTTTACTGtccctcctcctgcagacagAGGGACAAAGTGTGCTCTGAACACTCCAGCAGCCAATCGAGTAACAGCGTCTCCAGTGTGAAGGCGGCGCCCGGGATGACCCCTAACACCGTCTACAAGGTCACTCAAGGTCACGACAAGAAGGAGCCCAACAACAACGCTCACCTCAGCCCTGAGAGGCGAGGCGGCGCTGGAGAACCAGCAGGAGGACACACCCCGACACCGGGGCCGCGGGTTTCCGCTAACGGAGGAACCAACCACATCACGATTCCTGATCGACCCCCGCCGGCGTACGGCCAGCCGATGGGCATCGAGTGGAACAAGCCCAACCCGCCGGACATCATGAGGTCGAATATCGGTGGCGCCTCCTCGAAGTTCCAGGCGCTGGGGTTGTACGACCACAAACCGGGCATGTTCCACAGCACCCCCAACTCAAACCTGAACCCAAAGACCCAGACACCCTCCCCGGTCAATGACAGCAAACCCACCCCCAAGCAGCGGACGGCCTCCAACCAGTTCCTCAACAAACTGTCAGACCGCTTCCTGCCCAACTCCAGCAAAGACAAAGACGCCTACAGAAGTGGGGCGCTGAGGTCGCCGTCGCCTCACGGCTCCTCGCTCTGGGGGGGGCCGGACCTCTCTCAGGGCGAGCCGGAGAGCCAGCAGAGCCCGCCTCCCCCGCCCTCCCCGGGCGTGTTGATGAGCCGGCAGGACCAGAAGAGAATGACGCTGGGCCACAGCAAGCTGGACCTGGTCAACCAATACAACAAGATGAAATCCAGGCAGGTGTACAGCCGCTTCGAGCTCAAGAGCACCAACTAAAGCGACTTCC is drawn from Seriola aureovittata isolate HTS-2021-v1 ecotype China chromosome 2, ASM2101889v1, whole genome shotgun sequence and contains these coding sequences:
- the fam83c gene encoding protein FAM83C; its protein translation is MISSEGLRPSTNGRKPLGKLASRLEEVKSPWRQVSSLELSHNEAARLATDALLEQGEKEYRRVLAEERELNFLSPLEIRYITQHVAKTGGCESNGTGPNDRDFGDGDAVSELTSGTYFPMMSDEEPPMLELGWPDSPARYGPSETQIYFQRDKSHNVKDLIRSLINKAKKVIALVMDVFTDVDLMCDLMEASNKRKVPVYILLDEKQLSYFTDMCSALDIQNSHLSNMRIRTVCGDTYCTKSGKKFTGQVLEKFMIIDCEEVIAGSYSFTWLSAQVHSNMVMHFSGRIADSFDREFRCLYADSQIIDCFYNPEEEGMPYFPSYQSLMAPGLGMGLGMGLGMGLGVGLSPGMGLDLISDRQRDKVCSEHSSSQSSNSVSSVKAAPGMTPNTVYKVTQGHDKKEPNNNAHLSPERRGGAGEPAGGHTPTPGPRVSANGGTNHITIPDRPPPAYGQPMGIEWNKPNPPDIMRSNIGGASSKFQALGLYDHKPGMFHSTPNSNLNPKTQTPSPVNDSKPTPKQRTASNQFLNKLSDRFLPNSSKDKDAYRSGALRSPSPHGSSLWGGPDLSQGEPESQQSPPPPPSPGVLMSRQDQKRMTLGHSKLDLVNQYNKMKSRQVYSRFELKSTN